One genomic segment of bacterium includes these proteins:
- a CDS encoding citrate synthase, whose protein sequence is MGANTLTVTDNRTGKTIEIPIENDTFDPMPVRQMKVNADDFGMMSYDPSYRNTASCKSKITFIDGDKGILLYRGYPIEQLAEKSTYLEVAYLLLFGELPNKKQLEDWVFQITHHRMIHETIKGFIDGFHHDAHPMGMLISSLAAMSTFYPEAKQIHDPEVRKVQIYRLIAKIPTLAAFSYRHSFGLPYSYPDDELSYAGNFLNMLFKMNELKYKVNPVLEKAMDVLFILHADHEQNCSSTTMRTVGSAHADPYSSMAAAAAALYGPLHGGANEEVLRMLRQIGSKDKIPEYIKRVKAGEVLLMGFGHRVYKNYDPRAKIIKNIAEQVFEVTGKNPLLEMAIELERIALQDDYFVKRKLYPNVDFYSGIIYEAMKFPAEIFTVLFAIGRTSGWLAQWQELLTDPEQKISRPRQVYLGPSTRDFVPMNQRK, encoded by the coding sequence ATGGGCGCAAATACTTTGACCGTAACGGATAACCGAACAGGGAAAACGATTGAAATTCCTATAGAGAATGACACATTTGATCCGATGCCTGTTCGTCAGATGAAAGTCAATGCTGATGACTTCGGCATGATGAGTTATGACCCATCCTACAGGAATACGGCATCCTGCAAGAGTAAGATCACATTTATCGACGGCGACAAAGGCATTTTGTTGTATCGCGGTTATCCGATAGAACAATTGGCCGAAAAAAGCACCTATCTTGAAGTGGCGTATTTGCTGCTCTTCGGCGAATTACCCAATAAGAAACAATTGGAAGACTGGGTGTTTCAGATCACGCATCACAGGATGATTCATGAAACAATTAAAGGATTTATTGACGGATTTCATCACGATGCGCATCCGATGGGAATGCTGATCAGTTCGCTTGCGGCCATGTCTACGTTTTATCCGGAGGCGAAACAAATTCATGATCCTGAAGTACGTAAAGTGCAGATCTACCGGCTTATTGCAAAAATTCCGACGCTGGCTGCGTTTTCTTACCGCCACAGTTTCGGATTGCCTTACTCTTACCCGGATGACGAGCTAAGTTATGCAGGTAATTTCCTGAATATGCTTTTCAAGATGAACGAACTAAAATACAAAGTCAATCCGGTTCTCGAAAAAGCCATGGACGTACTTTTTATTTTGCACGCGGATCATGAACAAAATTGTTCCTCAACCACGATGCGAACGGTTGGCAGCGCGCACGCAGACCCCTATTCATCCATGGCAGCGGCGGCGGCGGCATTGTACGGCCCGCTTCACGGTGGCGCCAATGAAGAAGTATTGCGTATGCTGCGCCAGATCGGCTCGAAAGATAAAATTCCGGAATATATCAAACGCGTCAAAGCAGGCGAGGTGTTGCTAATGGGATTCGGGCATCGTGTTTATAAGAATTACGATCCTCGGGCGAAGATCATCAAAAACATCGCGGAACAGGTATTCGAAGTAACCGGAAAGAATCCGCTTCTGGAGATGGCGATCGAACTCGAGCGAATCGCACTGCAGGATGATTATTTCGTGAAACGGAAACTCTATCCCAATGTGGATTTTTATTCAGGTATTATTTATGAAGCGATGAAATTTCCGGCGGAAATATTCACCGTGCTCTTCGCGATCGGGCGTACGTCAGGCTGGCTCGCGCAGTGGCAGGAACTGCTCACCGATCCGGAACAGAAGATATCTCGCCCGCGGCAGGTTTATCTCGGTCCATCAACGCGGGACTTCGTTCCGATGAATCAGCGCAAATAA
- a CDS encoding hydrogenase maturation protease has protein sequence MIAVARAGKMADHKKILVLGIGNDILGDDAVGLIAARELRKTSSDDADFHESFGLGLELLDALEGYEFALILDSIVTGRNKPGSIIEYTKRDFSEDWPTSPHYAGIPEVFKIAERLQIPFPNEVRILALEIENPYLIHEGISEHAERSIPSFVDRAKKIIISWKNRINNKNPDLLNDRAIHYSVTTD, from the coding sequence ATGATTGCGGTTGCAAGAGCAGGGAAAATGGCAGACCATAAAAAAATCCTTGTATTAGGAATTGGTAATGACATCCTTGGTGATGATGCCGTCGGTCTTATCGCCGCCAGAGAATTGCGGAAGACATCATCAGACGATGCGGATTTCCATGAATCGTTTGGGCTTGGGTTGGAACTTTTGGATGCATTGGAAGGATACGAGTTTGCCTTAATACTTGATTCCATCGTGACAGGCCGGAACAAACCGGGAAGCATTATCGAATATACCAAAAGAGATTTTTCTGAGGATTGGCCCACCTCGCCGCATTATGCCGGGATACCCGAAGTTTTCAAGATAGCAGAACGCCTTCAAATTCCTTTTCCAAATGAAGTGCGAATTCTTGCGTTGGAAATTGAAAACCCGTATCTTATTCATGAGGGAATCAGTGAACATGCCGAAAGGTCCATCCCGTCTTTTGTGGACAGGGCAAAAAAGATCATCATATCATGGAAGAATAGAATAAACAACAAGAACCCGGACTTGCTAAATGATAGGGCAATCCACTATTCAGTTACAACAGACTAG
- a CDS encoding Ni/Fe hydrogenase subunit alpha: MEETIQKSTKESATGYAGSNVKSKRIVIDPITRLEGHGKIDIFLDDAGEVERAYYQIPELRGFEIFSIGRPAEDMPQITSRICGVCPTAHHMAGTKALDDLYKVEPPPAAKKIRELIYNTFMLEDHALHVYVLGGPDFIVGPDAPKAARNVLGVIEKVGLDVGKRVISMRRRLRELIAYLGGKVVHPVFGLPGGVAKGLAPDELAKFKELAKDGLDFAQFTLQVFKDIVLKNDDYVKLITSDAFTHKTYYMGMVDANNKVNFYDGQIRVVNPSGAEFAKFNANQYLDYIAEHVEPWSYVKFCYLKPLGWKGFTDGQETSVYSVAPMARLNASSGMATPIAQKAYEEFYSTLGGQPVHHTLANHWARVIEMIYAAERMNELLNDPEITSRDLRVIPTSTPSVGIGVVEAPRGTLFHHYETDERGLIKKANLIVATQNNSCRIAMSVEKAAKGLIHKGNVNDGLLNMIEMAFRAYDPCNACATHMLPGTVPLTIRVRDRSGEIVKTLSR, from the coding sequence ATGGAAGAAACGATTCAAAAATCAACAAAAGAAAGTGCAACGGGTTACGCCGGATCCAATGTGAAATCGAAACGTATCGTCATTGATCCGATCACGCGCCTGGAAGGGCACGGTAAGATCGACATTTTTCTGGATGACGCCGGCGAGGTCGAACGCGCGTACTATCAGATTCCGGAATTAAGAGGATTTGAAATTTTCAGCATCGGCCGTCCGGCGGAAGATATGCCGCAGATCACAAGCCGTATCTGCGGCGTGTGTCCGACCGCGCATCACATGGCAGGAACCAAAGCGCTGGACGATTTGTATAAAGTCGAACCGCCTCCCGCGGCAAAAAAAATCCGCGAACTGATATACAATACATTTATGCTCGAAGATCATGCGCTTCATGTGTATGTGCTCGGCGGGCCGGATTTTATTGTAGGCCCCGATGCGCCGAAAGCAGCCCGAAACGTGCTGGGCGTAATAGAAAAGGTCGGACTGGATGTTGGGAAACGTGTGATCAGTATGCGGAGGCGATTACGTGAATTGATCGCCTATCTCGGCGGGAAAGTGGTGCATCCCGTTTTCGGTTTGCCCGGCGGCGTTGCGAAAGGACTGGCTCCGGATGAACTTGCGAAATTTAAGGAATTGGCAAAAGACGGATTGGACTTTGCGCAATTTACCCTTCAGGTATTCAAAGACATCGTATTAAAAAACGACGATTACGTCAAACTGATCACTTCGGATGCATTTACGCACAAGACGTATTATATGGGAATGGTTGACGCGAATAACAAAGTAAACTTTTACGACGGGCAGATTCGTGTCGTGAACCCAAGCGGTGCAGAGTTTGCCAAGTTCAACGCCAATCAATATCTCGACTATATTGCGGAACATGTAGAACCGTGGAGCTACGTCAAATTCTGTTATCTCAAACCGCTGGGGTGGAAGGGATTTACCGACGGTCAGGAAACGAGCGTATACTCTGTTGCGCCGATGGCGAGATTAAATGCGTCCAGCGGAATGGCAACGCCGATAGCTCAAAAAGCGTATGAGGAATTTTATTCGACGCTGGGCGGACAACCGGTTCATCACACGCTGGCCAATCACTGGGCGCGCGTTATCGAAATGATCTATGCGGCGGAAAGAATGAATGAATTACTGAACGATCCGGAAATCACGAGCCGTGATTTGCGCGTCATTCCGACCTCAACGCCGTCGGTTGGTATCGGGGTTGTGGAAGCGCCGAGGGGAACTTTATTCCATCATTATGAAACGGACGAGCGCGGATTGATCAAGAAAGCTAATTTGATCGTGGCAACGCAGAATAATTCCTGCCGCATTGCGATGAGCGTTGAAAAAGCGGCGAAAGGACTCATTCACAAGGGTAATGTCAACGACGGATTGCTCAATATGATCGAAATGGCGTTCCGCGCATACGATCCGTGTAATGCCTGCGCGACGCATATGCTGCCGGGCACCGTTCCGCTAACCATTCGCGTCAGGGATCGGTCGGGAGAAATAGTAAAGACACTGTCCCGATAA